GGGCGCCTTCGGTGTCCACCGTCAGCCCACGGTCCGCCAGCGCCGCGCCCAGTGCGGCCAGACTCCCGAGCACCGCCTCCCGCGTCGCGTCCGCGCCGTAGTGGTTGACCCTGATCATCTCCTTGGCCAACGCGCCCCCGCCCGCCGCCAGCGGCAGCGCCGGATCGGCGGCCAGCGCGCTCGCCACCAGCTCCGACGCGACTACCCCGGAGGGTGCCCGCAGGGTCGTGGCGACCGGCGCCGCGTCCCCGGCCTCGTGCACATACGGCTCAAGGCCGCCGCCCAGCGCGAGCGCCCCCGCCCGGGTGGCCGCCGCCGCGGCGGCGTGCCGGGCCATCACCGTGTCGAGCCCCGCCGCCTCGATCCGCTCCACGCACGCCTCCAGCGCGAGCATCTCCAGCTGGGCGGGAGCGTGCGGGAGCGCGCGCCGGCCGCCGTCGATCCACCGCTCCTTCCAGTCCAGCAGCGAGAGGTACGACCGCCGCGGTGCCCCCGGATTCGCCGCCATCCGCGCCCACGCCCGCTCGCTCACCGACACCGCGGACACCCCGGCCGGACCGCCCATCGCCTTCTGCGCCCCGATCACGCACAGGTCGACACCCCACGCGTCCGGCAGCACCGGCTCGGCGCCGACCGAGGCGACGGCGTCGAGGTAGAAGAGGGCGCCGTGTTCCCGTACGGCCTCGCCGATCTCCGCGACCGGATTGGTGTTGCCGGTCGCCGCCTCCGCGTGCACCAGCGAGACGAAGTCGATCTCCGGGTGCTCGGCGAACGCCTCCCTGATCCGCGCGGCCGTGACCGCGGCGTGGAAGGGCACCCTGAGATCGACGACCGTGGCGCCGCAGTCCCGCAGCCAGTCGCCGAACGTCTGCCCGTAGGGGCCGGTGACGACGTTGAGAGCGGTCGTGCCCGGGCCCGCGGTCCCCCTGATGGCGCCCTCCAGGGGCAGCAGCGCCTCGCCCTGCATGATCACGACGTCCTGTTCGGTGGAGAGCAGCCGCGCCACGCGGTCCTCGATCGACGCGAAGCGCGCGGCGGTCAGCGGCGCCAGGTCCAGGAAGGGGTGTGCGGTCACGGTGGTGCTCTCTTCGGATAGCGGGGTAGGTGAGCCGGGTCGAGACTAACCGGAGAGCCTCCGGGCCCTCGGGCCGACGGGATCGGAGGCCGCGCGGCCTGAAAACCGCAGGCTGAATGGCGCCGTAACCATGGGAATAGTTTGAGATAGTCAAACGTCTCCTTATGATCAGAAGCCGCAGTCCCTCTAGTCCCCCACAGTCCCCCCACAGGAGGTCCCCGTGAACACGGTCCTCGCACGACGGTCCCGCATCCTGGCCGCCACCACCGCGACGGCCGGGCTCCTGCTCGTGGCCGGCTGCTCCTCGGACGACGACGGCGGTGGCGCCGCGAAGACCGCCGCCGGCGGGGTCGAACTCGTCAAGGGCGGGCAGCTCACCGTCTGCACGCACCTTCCCTACCCGCCCTTCCAGTCGGAGATCGACGGCAAGGTGCAGGGCTTCGACGTGTCGCTCGTCGACCTCGCCGCCAAGAACCTCGGCGTGAAGCAGGAGATCCTCGACACGCCCTTCGAGAACTTCAAGACGGGCGCCTTCCTCAACGCGGACCAGTGCGACCTCGGCGCGGCCGGCATGACCATCACCGACGAACGCAAGAAGAACGTGGACTTCTCCGAGCCCTACTTCGCGGCGACGCAGGCCGTCCTCGTCGACAAGAAGAGCGGCATCACCTCCTTCGCGGACCTCAAGGACAAGAAGGTCGGCGCCCAGGCTCAGACGACCGGCGAGGACTACGCCAAGGGCAAGGGCCTCGACCCGGTCTCCTTCGAGTCCTCCGACGCCGTCCTCAACGGTCTGCGCACCGGCCAGGTCGAGGCCGTGATCATCGACTACCCGGTCGTCCAGGGCTGGCTCAAGGACTCGGCCAACGCCGACGCCTTCAAGGTGGTGGACAACCTCAACACCGGTGAGCAGTACGGCTTCACGGTGAAGAAGGGCAACACCAAACTGCTCGCCGCCCTCAACAGGGCGATCACCGACGCGAAGGCCGACGGCACCTACAAGAAGCTGTACGAGCAGTGGATCGGCCCGTACGACGAGTCCGCGGCAGCTCCGTCCGCGTCATGACCGACGCCCACGCGAAGCAGGTGCAGCCCCGTAGGCAGGGGCTGAGCCGCACCCAGAAGCGGGCGCTGTCCCGTGGCGCGCAGTACGCGCTGTTCGTCGCGGCCGTCGTCGCCCTCGCGGTGTCGGCCGACTGGGCCCGTCTGAAGAACCAGTTCGCGCAGGCGGACCTGGCCGAGCAGATGTTCCCGGAGATCATCACGCTGGCCCTCAAGAACACCGTCCTCTACACCCTGTCGGGCTTCGTCTTCGGCCTGGTGCTGGGGATGGCGGTCGCCCTGATGCGGCTGTCGCCGGTGGGCCCCTACCGCTGGGTCGCGGGCATCTACATCGAGATCTTCCGCGGCCTGCCGGCCCTGCTGATCTTCATCTTCGTGGGTGTGGCGGTGCCACTCGCCTTCCCCGGCACGGAGATTCCCGGCGGGACGTACGGCAAGGTGGCGCTGGCACTCGGCCTGGTGTCGGCGGCGTACATGGCGGAGACGATCCGCGCGGGCATCCAGGCGGTGCCCAAGGGGCAGATGGAGGCGGCCCGTTCACTGGGCTTCTCGCACGCGCGGGCCATGGTCTCGATCATCATCCCGCAGGCGTTCCGCATCGTGATCCCGCCGCTCACCAACGAGTTGGTGCTCCTGTTCAAGGACTCCTCGCTGGTGCTGTTCCTCGGCGTCACCCTGGAGGAACGCGAACTGGCCAAGTACGGCCGTGACCTGGCCAGCCAGACCGCCAACTCCACGCCGATCCTGGTGGCGGGCCTGTGCTATCTGCTGGTGACGGTGCCGCTGGGCTTCGTCGTACGAAGGCTGGAGACGAAGGCGGGGGAGGCGACGAGGTGACCGAGGGTACCGAGGACATGAGTGGGCCGGACATGAGTGTGCCGGAGATCGAGGTCCGGGGCCTGTACAAGTCGTTCGGCGACAACGAGGTGCTGCGCGGCATCGACCTGGAGATCGGGCAGGGCGAGGTCGTGTGCGTGATCGGCCCGTCCGGGTCCGGCAAGTCGACCCTGCTGCGCTGTGTGAACCTGCTGGAGGAGCCTACGAAGGGCCAGGTCTTCGTCGGTGGTACGGAGGTCACGCACCCCGACGTCGACATCGACGAGGTCCGCCGCCGGATCGGCATGGTCTTCCAGCAGTTCAACCTCTTCCCGCATCTGACGGTGACGGAGAACCTGACGCTGCCGCAGCGCCGGGTGCTGAAGCGGGACAAGGCCGAGGCCGCGCGGGTGGCCGCGGAGAACCTGGAGCGGGTGGGCCTCTCGGAGAAGGCGGACGCGTACCCGTCGTCCCTGTCCGGCGGCCAGCAGCAACGGGTCGCCATCGCGAGGGCGTTGGCGATGGGCCCGGAGGTCATGCTCTTCGACGAGCCGACGTCGGCACTCGACCCCGAACTGGTGGGGGACGTACTGGCGGTGATGCGCAGGCTGGCGAACGAGGGCATGACGATGATGGTCGTCACGCACGAGATGACGTTCGCCCGCGAGGTCGCCGACCGGGTCGTCTTCATGGACGGCGGAGTGATCGTCGAGGAGGGCACCCCGGCCCGGGTGATCACCGACCCGGCCCACGAGCGCACCCGCCACTTCCTCTCCCGGCTGCTGGACCCGGCGATGGCGGACGTGGAGGAGGAAACGGCACAGGAGGCGGAGGGGGCGGGGGAGAAGCCGGCGGGGCCGAACTAAGGTGCCGTCCATGAGCGATCAGACGGTGCTGCGGGTGAAGGGGCGGGTGCTGGTCGGCCCGGAGGAGATCCGGGACGAGCTGTGGGTGGTCGGCGGCCGGATCACGTACGACCGGCCGCCCGGTGCCCGTGACGTCCGCACGGTGGAGGGCTGGGCGCTGCCCGGCCTGGTCGACGCGCACTGCCATGTGGGCCTGGGGCCGCAGGGTCCGGTGCCCGAGGACACGGCGGAGAAGCAGGCGCTGACCGACCGGGACGCCGGGACCCTCTTGGTCCGGGACGCGGGCTCACCGTCCGACACCCGCTGGACCGACGCCCGCGAGGACCTCCCGAAGATCATCAGGGCGGGCCGGCACATCGCCCGCACCCGCCGCTACATCCGCGGTTTCGCGCACGAGATCGAGCCGGACGACCTGGTGGCGTACGTCGCCAGGGAGGCCCGGCGCGGCGACGGCTGGGTGAAGCTGGTGGGGGACTGGCTGGACCGTGGCACCGGCGACCTCTCCGCCTGCTGGCCGCGCGAGGCGGTGGAGGCGGCGATCACGGAGGCCCACCGGCTGGGCGCGCGCGTCACGGCCCACTGCTTCGCGGAGGACTCCCTGCGGGACCTGGTCGAGGCCGGCATCGACTGCGTCGAGCACGCGACGGGCCTGACCGAGGACACGATCCCCCTGTTCGCCGCACGAGGCGTCGCGATCGTCCCGACCCTGGTGAACATCGCGACGTTCCCGAACCTGGCGGCAGCCGGCGACGCCAAGTTCCCGACCTGGTCGGCCCACATGCGCCGCCTGCACGAACGCCGCTACGACACGGTGCGTTCCGCGTACGACGCCGGGATCGCGGTGTACGTCGGCACGGACGCGGGGGGCACGTTGCCGCACGGGCTGGTCGCGGCGGAGGTGGCCGAGCTGACCAGGGCCGGCATCCCGGCGGTCGAGGCGCTGTCGGCGACGACATGGGGTGCGCGGGAGTGGCTCGGGCGGCCCGGCCTCGCGGAGGGGGCGGCGGCGGACCTGGTGGTGTACGAGAGCGATCCGCGGGCGGACGTACGGGTGTTGGGGGCGCCGTTGCGGGTGGTGCTGAACGGTCGGGTCGTGGGGTGACCCGGGTGACTGCGGGGAACATCCGTGCCGTGGGATTCGAAGATCTGCGCGGAAACCCCACGTAGGAGTGAAGTCCCGTCGGATTGCTGACCGTTGACTCCCTGTACGTAATTCTTACCGGGTCCCAAGCGTGTCTCTTCCGAGGGGTCCCCAACCGTGAACGCCACCAACTTCCGCATGCCCGCACGCCGTCTGGCCACCGTCGCGGCAGCCACGGCCCTGGTGGCCGCCGGTCCCGCGGCCCTGGCCCACGCCACGGAGGACCAGGGCCGCGCGAGCGCGGTCGTCCTCCGCACCGGGCTGAACGTGTCCCTCCTCAACAAGGGCGTGAACGTCCCGCTCGCGGTCGCGCTGAACGAGGTGCAGGCTCCGCAGACCGCCCAACAGACGGCCCTGACCGCGACGTTGGACGGTGTGGACGGCGGAAGGCCGTTCACCGTGCTCGGTGCGGAGGTCGCCGAGGCCAAGGCGGCGGTGTCGGACGGGAAGGCGGAGGCGTCGACGAGACTCGCACACGCCAAGCTCCACGTGCCCGGCCTCCCCCTCCTGGCGCTGATCGAGGTGGAGCAGGTCACGTCGAAGGCGACCTGCGTGGCCGGGGAGAAGCCGGTCGCCTCCTCGAACCTCCTGGGTTCGGTGACGGCGCTCGGAAAGAAGGTGACGCTGACGCCGAGCGGCCCCGTCGAGGTGAAGGTGCCGGGAGTCGGCGAGGTGCGCCTCGACCTGTCGCAGTCGGAGACGACGACGCGTACGGCGGCTGCGACCGCGCTCGAACTCAAGGTGTCCGTCAACCCGTTGGACCTCAACGTGGCGGAGGTCGAGGGCACGGTGACACTGGCGAGGTCGACCTGTGAGGCACCGGCCGTACAGGCGGCTCCGCCGGCCCCGACGCCGACGGAACCGGCTCCTGAGGTGAAGCCGCAGGGGGCACCGGCGGAGGCGGGGCTCGCGGAGACGGGCGGCAGCTCGATGACGCCGTATCTCGCGGGCGGGGCGGTGGCGCTGCTCGCGGCGGGCGCCGGAGCGGTCGCCCTGGCCCGCCGCCGCACCAGGAACTGACGCGCCGGACCCGTCCGTTCCTGGGGGCTGCGCCCCCCAGACCCCCGCTTTCGGCCCTGAAGGGGCCTCGACCTCAAGCGCCGGACGGGCTGACAGTCCAGCCCCTCCGGCGTTTCGAGGAGCGGAGGTTCGGGGCCAGCGCCCCGAGGGAACTCACCGTCCCGCCAGCGTCACCGCCCGGTCGAACGCCTGAAGGAACCCGTTCACCGTCACCCGGTCCCGTACGGCGACCCGCAACCACTCCTCCCCGAGCCCGGGAAACGTGTCGCCCCGCCGCACCGCGTACCCCAGCCCGCGCAGATGCCCCCGCACCGCAACGGCCCGAGGCGCCCGCACCAGCACGAACGGCCCCTCAGCCGGCGTCACCACCTCCACTCCGTCGGACCCGAACTCGGCCAGCCCGGCGACAAGATGAGCCCGGTCGGCGGCGATACGCCGGGCCGCCTCCTCCGCCTCCGCCAGGCCCCGCCCGGACACGCACACCTCCGCCGCGGCCAGCGCCGGCGTGGACACCGGCCACAACGGCTGCGCCCGCTCCAGCTCCACGATCGTCTCCGGCGCCGCCAGCACGTACCCGATCCGCAGTCCGGCCAGCCCCCACGTCTTCGTCAGGCTCCGCAGCACCACGAGGCCGGGCACGTCCGTACGCCCGGCGAGCGCCTCCCGCTCACCCGGCACCGCGTCCATGAACGCCTCGTCGACCACCAACGTCCGCCCAGGACGGGCAAGTCGGGCGACGGCAGCCGCCGGGTGCAGGATCGACGTCGGGTTCGTCGGGTTGCCGACCACCACCAGGTCGGCGTCGTCGGGCACGAGCGAAGCGTCCAGCCGGAAGTTGTCCGCCGCCCGCAGCAGCACCCGGTCCACCCGGTGCCCGGCATCCCGCAGTGCCGCCTCCGGCTCCGTGAACTGCGGGTGCACGACCACCGGTCGGCGTACCTTCAGGGCGCGCGCCAGCAGCACGAAGGCCTCCGCGGCCCCGGCGGTGAGCAGCACCCGCTCCACCGGTACCCCGTGCCGGGCCGCCACCGCCGCCCGTGCGGCCCGCCCGTCGGGATACGTGGCGAGACCACCGAGCGACCCGGCGATGTGCTCGCGCAGCCAGGCCGGGGGTGTGCCGGCTCTGACGTTCACGGCGAGGTCGACCAGCCTGGCGCCGTCGTCGCGCACCTCGGCGTCCCCGTGGTGCCGGAGGTCGTGCCCGTCGGTGTCTCTGTCAGTGCGCATGGGAGTGCGAGTGCCCGTGGGAGTGGTGTCCATGATGGTGACCATCGTGGTCGCTGTCGTCGTCCGGATGGAAGTGCGGCTGCTGGGGCATTCCGACCTTGTCCTCGAAGCCGGGCAGCGCGATCCGGTACACGCACGAGTCGCAGTTCATCCGCAGATCCCCCCGCACGGCCTCCCGGTACCGCTCCATCACCAGGTCGAGCAGTTCCGGCTCCGGACCGATGACGTCGGCGGACCGCACCTCGACCCCGGGGTGCGCGGCGGCCCAGCCCTCCGTCTGCTGCCGGACCCGGTCCGGCAGAATCCCGGTGAAGAGGAAGTAGGGCAGGACGACGATCCGCCGCGCACCCAGCTTCACGCACCGGTCGAGCCCCGACGGCACGTCCGGCGCCGCCAGCGACACGAACGCCGTCTCCACACCGGCGTACCCGCGCCCCTCCCACAGCAGCCGCGCCGCCTTGAGCACCTCGGCGTTGGCGTCCGGGTCGGTGGAGCCGCGCCCGACCAGCAGCACGGTCACGTCGGCCCGGTCGGCGGGCGTACGCGCCCCACCGCCCAGCGCCTCGTCCAGCCGCCGTTCCAGCACCGCCAGCAGCGCCGGGTGCGGGCCCAGCGGACGCCCGTACGTGTAGGAGATCCCCGGGTGCCGCTCCTTCTCCCGGGCCAGCGCCGCCGGGATGTCCCCCTTGGCGTGTCCGGCGGACACCAGCATCAGCGGAACGGCGGCGAACCTGCGTACCCCCCGCTCCACCAGCTCGGTCACGGCGTCGCCCAGCGGCGGCGGCGACAGCTCGATGAAGCCGCCCGCGACGGGCAGTTCGGGGTTGCGGCGTCCCAACTCCCGTACGAAGTCACGGAACGCCTCGGCCCCGGCCTCGTCCCGGGTGCCGTGGCCGGCGATGAGCAGGGCGGGCGGAGGGGTGGTCACGATGTCTCCTCGGACGGTGAAGTGGGATGAAGGGGAAGGGTGTTGAGCGGGCAGCCGGGCGGCGACGCCTGACCGGTGGTGTTCATCGGGCCGCCTCCTGCCAGCGGTATCCGCGAGGCGTGACCATCCGGCCCGCGATGTTCCGGGTCGCGGTGTTGCCGACGGTCACGACCGTCATCATGTCGACCGTCGCCGGGTCGAGGCCGGCCAGGGTCGTGACACGGCTGGACTCGTCGGGCCGCGACGCGTTCCGTACGACACCGACGGGCGTCGTCGGCTCCCGGTGCGCGCCGAGGACGGCGAGCGCCTTGGGAAGCTGCCAGTCACGGCCCCGGCTGCGCGGGTTGTAGAACGTGACGACGATGTCCGCCTCGGCCGCCGCCAGCACCCGCCGCTCGATGACGTGCCACGGTGTGTGCAGGTCGGAGAGGCTGATGGAGACATGGTCGTGGCCGAGCGGGGCGCCGAGAATCGCGCCGGCGGCGAGGGCGGCCGTGACACCCGGTACCCCGACCACGTCGATGTCGTCGGACGCCTCGGCGAGCGCGGGCGACGCCATCGCGTACACGCCCGCGTCCCCGCTGCCGATCAGCGCGACCGCCTGCCCCTTCCGGGCCTCGGCCACCGCCGTCCGGGCCCGCTCCTCCTCGGCCCCGAGCCCGGACTCCAGGATCCGGGTACCGGGCCGCAGCAGATCACGGATCTGGTCGACGTACTGATCGAGCCCGACCAGCACGGACGCCCGCCGCAGCTCCGCCTCGGCACGCGGGGTCAGCAGATCCCGCGCGCCGGGCCCGAGCCCCACGACCGCGAGCCGCCCACGCCCCGGCCGCCGTACGACGGCACAGGTCGCCATGGCCGGCGCCCCGTCCGCCCGCTCCGACTTCCGCTTGGGCACGAGGAGTTCACCCCCGCCGACCAGCGCGGCAGCCTCCGCCACGGACGGCGTACCCACGGCGGCGAGCGGCGCGGCGGAGGGATTCGGCACGTCGACCCCGGCCAACTCGTCGGCGGAGTACGTCACCACGGGCACCCCGAGCCGTTCGGCGGCTCCGACGATCCCCGGCTCGCCGGCCTTCGCGTCGACGGTGGCCAGCGCGGCGACCGAGGCCACGGAGAGCCCCGCGTCCGCCAACGCCCCCTCGACCAGCCCGAGCACCTCGTCGACCGGAGCGCCCTTGGAGGCGCCGACCCCGACGACGAGGGACGGCGGACGCAACACGACCGCACCCGCACCGGCACCGTCGATCAGCCGGTCGGTCACCCGGATACGGACCGTCGGCCCGGCACCGGGCACCGCACTCCCGACACCGGACGGGAGTTCACCGGACGGCAGCACATCGGAACGCAGCACATTGGACGGCAGCGCGGGCAGCGGCCAGCCCGACTCCAGCTCCAGCGCGACGGTTTCACCGTCGAGCATGGCTCGCGAGACTCCCGCGACATCGCCCTCCACGGGCAGTCCGAGGGTGTCGAGCCCCGGCACCCCCACCGCGTCCGTCGCGGTGGTCACCACGGGCTCCGCGCCCAGCAACCGCCCGACCGCACGGGCCAGTTCATTGGCCCCGCCACCGTGCCCGCCGACCAGCGACACGGCGAACCGTCCGCCCTCGTCGACGCACACCACACCGGGATCCGACGCCTTGTCGGACAGCAGCGGGGCGACCAGCCGTACGACGGCCCCCGTGGCCAGGAAGCACACGAGCTGCGCGCACTCCCCGAACGCGCGCCGGACGGCGTCGGCGACCGGCCCCTCGTACACACGCGTACGGTCGGGCCAGGCGGCGGCGAGGCGATCACGCGCCGCCGCGCCCGCCGCCGTCGCGGAAATCAGGCCGATCACAGAGCAACTCCTTCACTACGTGCCGAGGGACGGGTGCCCCACAGCAGAAACACGGGATTGGTCGCCGCGAGGCGGGTCACCTCACCCGGCAGCGGTGCGAGCCGGGACGACTGCAACAGGACGCCGTCGCAGTCGAGTCCGGCGCCGACGAGCGCCGCACGCACGGCCGGTACCCGGTCGAGGGCGGCCATCGCGACCACCACCGTCCGCCGGGCCCGCCCCGCACAGGCTGCGACGATCGTCGGCAGTTCGCGCCCGCCCCCGCCGATGAACACGGCGTCGGGTTCGTCGAGTTCGAGTCCGGGTGCGGACAGCGCGGGCAGGTCATCAGGTGCGCTCCCCTCCACCACCCGCACGTCGACGCCGTGCGCTGCGGCGTTCGCCCGCACCCGATCCGCCCCGTCCGGCGTCTTCTCGACGGCGACCACGGCCGCCCCGAGCCGCGCGCACTCCACGGCCACGGAACCGGAGCCCGCGCCGATGTCCCAGACCAGGTCACCCAGGCGCGGTCCGAGCCGGGCCAGCGCCAGGGCCCGTACCTCGAACTTGGTGATCATCGAGTCGCGGTGGGTGAACTCCCGCTCGTCCAGGGCCCATCGGGCGGGCCCGGTGGCAGCGGCAGCCCCGGCGACCGTGACAGGGACGGACGCGACGGCCCGTGCCTCGTCCAGGCACAGCACCACACTCACCGCGTCGCCCCAGTCCCGTGCCGCCGCCTCGGCAGGAGTGACCCGCTCGACGCGTTCGAGGTCCGGATCGCCCAGCGCCGAGGCGACCACCAGGACGCGCGCCCCCGGACCTCCGACCAGCGCCGCGCCCAGTTCGGCGGGCCCGGCGCCCGGCCCGGTCAGCACCGCCACCTTGGGCCGCGCCCGGCACACGTTGACCGCCGTCCGCAGAGCCCGCCCGTGCGCGCTGACCACGACCGCGTCGTCCCAGGTCAGCCCGGTCCGGGCGAACGCGGCGGCGACGGAGGACACCCCCGGCCTGACATCGAGCCGCCCGGCCCCGAACCGCTCGGCCAGCGCCCGCACGATCCCGAAGAACCCCGGATCACCGGAGGCGAGCACGACGACGGGCCGTTCCTTCCCGACGTACTCCTCGACGGTGTCGAGCGCGGGAGCCAGTGCCCCGAGGACAATCCGGTCGGCCCCCTCCGGCACAGCCTCCGACACCGCGGCCAGGTGCCGCCGGGCGCCCACGACCAGCGCGGCCCCGGCGACGGCGGCCGTGGCGTCCGGCGGAAGCGGCGCCCCCGTCCCCGTACCGATGACGGTGATCACGTACTCGCCCCTCGCTCGCGCAGCGCCCGCCGGGCCGCCGGGTCGGCCTTGCGGAAGCCGTGGAAGTGCCCGGGGTGGTAGAGGTGCGAGCGGGTGCCGCTGGCGTCGAGGGCCGGGCCGATCAGGAACAGGGTGTGCTTCCACAGCTTGTGCTCCTTGACCGTCTCCTCCAGCGTCTCGATCGTGCACCGCACGACCAGTTCCTCGGGCCAGGTCGCCTGATAGGCGATGACGACCGCCGTGGACGTCGGATAACCGCCCTCCAGCAGCTCCCGGACGAGCTGCCCGCTGCGGGCGGCGGACAGGAAGATCGCCATGGTGGTCCCGTGCCGCGCGAACTCGCGCACCTCTTCCCCCGGCGGCATCGGCGTCTTGCCGCCGCCCAGCCGGGTGAGGATCACGGACTGCGCGACCTCGGGAATGGTCAGCTCGCGCTGGGCGAGGGCGGCGACCGCGGAGAAGGAGGAGACGCCGGGCACGATCTCGGTCTCGATCCCGATCTCGGCACACCGGTCGACCTGCTCCTGGGTGCCGCCCCAGAGCGCGGGATCGCCGGAGTGGATCCGGGCCACGCGCAGGCCCTCGCGCACGGCACGCTCGTACACGGCGACGACGTCCTCCAGCGACATGGTCGCCGAGTCGAGGATCTCCGCCCCCTCGCGCGCATGTTCGAGGACAGCCTCCTGTACGAGGCTGGCCGCCCAGATCACCACATCGGCGTCGGCGATGGCGCGGGCGGCGCGGAAGGTCAGCAGATCGGCGGCGCCGGGGCCGGCACCGACGAACGTCACCTTGCCGGTGGGAGCGTCGGTCGAAACGTCGGCCGTGGGAGCCATGGGGCGAGATCCTCTCGTACGGAATGTCGAAAATGTCAGTGGGTGTGCGGGTGGGTCTGGAGGTGCGCTGAGGCGGGTTGATCGGATAGCAAGGGCACATGGCGGTCTTCGTCGCGCTCGGCGCGTTCCTGATGACGCTGGCCGGCGGCTGGACGGCACTGCGTGTGACCGACCGCCGCCATCTCGTCCTTGGCCTGGCCGGCGGCCTGATGCTGGGCGTGGTCGGCCTCGACCTGCTGCCGGAGGCGCTGCACGCGGCGGGCCGGGAGGTGTTCGGCGTACCGGCCGCGCTGCTGCTGTTCGTCGCCGGTTTCCTGCTGGCCCATCTGGTGGAACGTCTGCTCGCGGTACGGCAGGCCTCGCACGGCGCCGCCGCGGGGACCGGCGAGCACGGCGGCCGGACGCCCCAGGTGGGCCTGACGGCCGCCGCGGCCATGGTCGGCCACAGCGCGATGGACGGCGTCGCGATCGGCGCCGCCTTCCAGGTGGGCGGCGGGATGGGCCTCGCGGTCGCGCTCGCGGTGATCGCCCACGACTTCGCCGACGGCTTCAACACGTACACGATCACCAGCCTGTACGGAAACGCCCGCCGCAAGGCCGTGGCCATGCTGTTCGCCGACGCGGCGGCACCGGTCGCGGGCGCGGCCTCGACCCTCTTCTTCACCATCCCCGAACAGCTGCTCGGCGGCTATCTCGGCCTCTTCGGCGGCGTACTGCTCTACCTCGCCGCCGCCGAGATCCTCCCCGAGGCCCACCACGACCACCCCGCCCACTCGACGGTGCTGTGCACGATCGCGGGCGCGGCGTTCATCTGGCTGGTGGTGGGCCTGTCGGGCTGAGCGGGCGTTCACAACTTGCCGCCTCTGCCGCCGTCGCGCGGCGCGGGCGCGATGAG
The DNA window shown above is from Streptomyces sp. NBC_01451 and carries:
- a CDS encoding pyridoxal-phosphate-dependent aminotransferase family protein; translation: MTAHPFLDLAPLTAARFASIEDRVARLLSTEQDVVIMQGEALLPLEGAIRGTAGPGTTALNVVTGPYGQTFGDWLRDCGATVVDLRVPFHAAVTAARIREAFAEHPEIDFVSLVHAEAATGNTNPVAEIGEAVREHGALFYLDAVASVGAEPVLPDAWGVDLCVIGAQKAMGGPAGVSAVSVSERAWARMAANPGAPRRSYLSLLDWKERWIDGGRRALPHAPAQLEMLALEACVERIEAAGLDTVMARHAAAAAATRAGALALGGGLEPYVHEAGDAAPVATTLRAPSGVVASELVASALAADPALPLAAGGGALAKEMIRVNHYGADATREAVLGSLAALGAALADRGLTVDTEGARQHAVANFS
- a CDS encoding transporter substrate-binding domain-containing protein — encoded protein: MNTVLARRSRILAATTATAGLLLVAGCSSDDDGGGAAKTAAGGVELVKGGQLTVCTHLPYPPFQSEIDGKVQGFDVSLVDLAAKNLGVKQEILDTPFENFKTGAFLNADQCDLGAAGMTITDERKKNVDFSEPYFAATQAVLVDKKSGITSFADLKDKKVGAQAQTTGEDYAKGKGLDPVSFESSDAVLNGLRTGQVEAVIIDYPVVQGWLKDSANADAFKVVDNLNTGEQYGFTVKKGNTKLLAALNRAITDAKADGTYKKLYEQWIGPYDESAAAPSAS
- a CDS encoding amino acid ABC transporter permease; translation: MTDAHAKQVQPRRQGLSRTQKRALSRGAQYALFVAAVVALAVSADWARLKNQFAQADLAEQMFPEIITLALKNTVLYTLSGFVFGLVLGMAVALMRLSPVGPYRWVAGIYIEIFRGLPALLIFIFVGVAVPLAFPGTEIPGGTYGKVALALGLVSAAYMAETIRAGIQAVPKGQMEAARSLGFSHARAMVSIIIPQAFRIVIPPLTNELVLLFKDSSLVLFLGVTLEERELAKYGRDLASQTANSTPILVAGLCYLLVTVPLGFVVRRLETKAGEATR
- a CDS encoding amino acid ABC transporter ATP-binding protein is translated as MSVPEIEVRGLYKSFGDNEVLRGIDLEIGQGEVVCVIGPSGSGKSTLLRCVNLLEEPTKGQVFVGGTEVTHPDVDIDEVRRRIGMVFQQFNLFPHLTVTENLTLPQRRVLKRDKAEAARVAAENLERVGLSEKADAYPSSLSGGQQQRVAIARALAMGPEVMLFDEPTSALDPELVGDVLAVMRRLANEGMTMMVVTHEMTFAREVADRVVFMDGGVIVEEGTPARVITDPAHERTRHFLSRLLDPAMADVEEETAQEAEGAGEKPAGPN
- a CDS encoding amidohydrolase family protein, whose protein sequence is MSDQTVLRVKGRVLVGPEEIRDELWVVGGRITYDRPPGARDVRTVEGWALPGLVDAHCHVGLGPQGPVPEDTAEKQALTDRDAGTLLVRDAGSPSDTRWTDAREDLPKIIRAGRHIARTRRYIRGFAHEIEPDDLVAYVAREARRGDGWVKLVGDWLDRGTGDLSACWPREAVEAAITEAHRLGARVTAHCFAEDSLRDLVEAGIDCVEHATGLTEDTIPLFAARGVAIVPTLVNIATFPNLAAAGDAKFPTWSAHMRRLHERRYDTVRSAYDAGIAVYVGTDAGGTLPHGLVAAEVAELTRAGIPAVEALSATTWGAREWLGRPGLAEGAAADLVVYESDPRADVRVLGAPLRVVLNGRVVG
- a CDS encoding SCO1860 family LAETG-anchored protein, with translation MNATNFRMPARRLATVAAATALVAAGPAALAHATEDQGRASAVVLRTGLNVSLLNKGVNVPLAVALNEVQAPQTAQQTALTATLDGVDGGRPFTVLGAEVAEAKAAVSDGKAEASTRLAHAKLHVPGLPLLALIEVEQVTSKATCVAGEKPVASSNLLGSVTALGKKVTLTPSGPVEVKVPGVGEVRLDLSQSETTTRTAAATALELKVSVNPLDLNVAEVEGTVTLARSTCEAPAVQAAPPAPTPTEPAPEVKPQGAPAEAGLAETGGSSMTPYLAGGAVALLAAGAGAVALARRRTRN
- the cobC gene encoding Rv2231c family pyridoxal phosphate-dependent protein CobC is translated as MRTDRDTDGHDLRHHGDAEVRDDGARLVDLAVNVRAGTPPAWLREHIAGSLGGLATYPDGRAARAAVAARHGVPVERVLLTAGAAEAFVLLARALKVRRPVVVHPQFTEPEAALRDAGHRVDRVLLRAADNFRLDASLVPDDADLVVVGNPTNPTSILHPAAAVARLARPGRTLVVDEAFMDAVPGEREALAGRTDVPGLVVLRSLTKTWGLAGLRIGYVLAAPETIVELERAQPLWPVSTPALAAAEVCVSGRGLAEAEEAARRIAADRAHLVAGLAEFGSDGVEVVTPAEGPFVLVRAPRAVAVRGHLRGLGYAVRRGDTFPGLGEEWLRVAVRDRVTVNGFLQAFDRAVTLAGR
- a CDS encoding sirohydrochlorin chelatase, with translation MTTPPPALLIAGHGTRDEAGAEAFRDFVRELGRRNPELPVAGGFIELSPPPLGDAVTELVERGVRRFAAVPLMLVSAGHAKGDIPAALAREKERHPGISYTYGRPLGPHPALLAVLERRLDEALGGGARTPADRADVTVLLVGRGSTDPDANAEVLKAARLLWEGRGYAGVETAFVSLAAPDVPSGLDRCVKLGARRIVVLPYFLFTGILPDRVRQQTEGWAAAHPGVEVRSADVIGPEPELLDLVMERYREAVRGDLRMNCDSCVYRIALPGFEDKVGMPQQPHFHPDDDSDHDGHHHGHHSHGHSHSHAH